AATGTATGCACCCGCATTCGAGATCCCCCGACGTACAACCGTCCAGCCAATCTGAACATTTACAATCAGCGCAAACAACGCCGAAAACAGAAGAGCGATCATGCCTATGGCTGTAATGCCCAGGAATATCCCCGCCACCGTAAACGGCACAGCAACCAAGGCTGCCGTAAGAGTGCGTTTGCGGAATCGTTCCATTGTCGTGCTACGCCACTGTGTGTACAGGCTTAAACCATTTACCAGCATTACAGCAGGTACCAGGAATAGGTGCACCAGATTGTAAAAATCTGTGCTGACGGCTACCTTAGGCAGCGTAAGAATTTCCATGATAACCGGCCACGACGTACCAACCGTCACAAAGATGGCACTGGCCATGATCAATGCCGAGCCAATACTCAGGAAGAACTCCCTACTGGAAGCAGCAAACTCTTCCCTCGAGGCATTAATATCGCGGGCGCGATACAGGACCGCCCCAACGCCAAGAGCAAAGAATGTTGCCATGAAAACCAGAAGAATCCAAAAAGCAAACGCTCCCGGATCTACAAAGGAGTGTACACTTGTATCACCCAGAACACCGCTTCGCGTTAAGAACGTGGAGTACAGCACCAGCACAAAGGCAAGAATTGCCAGTATGATATTTGTTTTCACCAGCCCCTTGGTTCGTTTCTGAACCAGCATTGTGTGAACCAGAGCAACACTCACCAGCCATGGAATCAGGCTACTATTCTCAACAGGATCCCATCCCCAGAATCCTCCCCAGCCCAGAGTCTCATACGCCCAGAACCCACCCAGCATGATACCGAAGCCAAGAACAACGGTTGCAAACAGCGTCCACGGTAATGCCACGTCAATCCACCGGTGATACTCCCTCTTTATCAGGCCGGTCATCGAAAACACAAAGCTCACCGTCATGCTGGCAAACCCCATAAACAGAATCGGCGGGTGAATGGTAATCCAAACATTGTGGAGGAGCGGATTCATTCCCCTGCCGTTAAGCGGTACATCTGCCTGTGTTATTCCGCTTTCAGCAAATGACTCCCAGTAATACGCAAAAGGATTCTTGGCAACAAGCAGCAAGGTCAAAAACGTTAATATAATGCCAAACAGCATCATTGACTCGTGTTCATACTGCCGCCGTCGTGCGTAGGGTGTAACAACGACAGCGATAAGAGCAACAAACATTGCCCAGAGCAGGAAGCTTCCTTCCTGTCCGCTATAGAAGCTCGCGATAAGCAGGTGCAGGGGCATCTCGCGCGAGCTTTGCCGGAACACATAGGTAAACTGAAACTGGTGTTGGACCAGGTTGATAACCAGCATAGCTGAACAGACAACAAGTCCGCCGGCCAGCAAGAGCATTAGTGTTCTTCCAATAGCTGCGTATTGCTCAGCCCCTTTCCGGAATGCAAGTGCGTAACTCAGCGTTACACCTATACTCAGACCTAGTAACAGATGAATTACACTTTGCTCAATCATTGTACACCTGGGTTGCGTGGAAGTACGGAGATGCTCCGCCATGAACATGTCCCACAAAACGCATCACTGCTCCCACTTTAAAAGGATACTGTGGCGTCTCGCCGGTATATTCAATTACAAAGGGGACGCCTGCTTTATCTGTGCATTCCATTTTGCTGCCTGCAATTGAAGCAATTGTGGCAACGATTACAACCTTTGGGGCCTGATCGTTTTCATCGGCAGTTGAGGCAATCTGCGTTGCTGTTGCAAAATCAACCGATGCTGCTTCGCCATAGTGCCAGGCGATATAAAAAGCGGCAGGAATTAAAATAATAGTACAAATAACGATTATCCGCTTAAGCACCGGCGGCCTCGCCTTCGTACTTTGACGGGCATTTTGTGAGGACGTTTTGTGCTTTCAGGGTGCCGTTTTCAACACGACCTTTCACCACAATACTCACCGCAATTTCGAAGTTATTGGGCTTGGGACCGTTCAGTTCAACGGGGATCTTCTTCCCGTCTTCATCCTTCATTGTAAACCTGAAAATATCTTTTTGCTGGTCATAGCTGCTGCCATCTTCCTTAACCCAGGTTCCAACAA
This is a stretch of genomic DNA from Ignavibacteria bacterium. It encodes these proteins:
- the ccsA gene encoding cytochrome c biogenesis protein CcsA, coding for MIEQSVIHLLLGLSIGVTLSYALAFRKGAEQYAAIGRTLMLLLAGGLVVCSAMLVINLVQHQFQFTYVFRQSSREMPLHLLIASFYSGQEGSFLLWAMFVALIAVVVTPYARRRQYEHESMMLFGIILTFLTLLLVAKNPFAYYWESFAESGITQADVPLNGRGMNPLLHNVWITIHPPILFMGFASMTVSFVFSMTGLIKREYHRWIDVALPWTLFATVVLGFGIMLGGFWAYETLGWGGFWGWDPVENSSLIPWLVSVALVHTMLVQKRTKGLVKTNIILAILAFVLVLYSTFLTRSGVLGDTSVHSFVDPGAFAFWILLVFMATFFALGVGAVLYRARDINASREEFAASSREFFLSIGSALIMASAIFVTVGTSWPVIMEILTLPKVAVSTDFYNLVHLFLVPAVMLVNGLSLYTQWRSTTMERFRKRTLTAALVAVPFTVAGIFLGITAIGMIALLFSALFALIVNVQIGWTVVRRGISNAGAYISHTGIALLVLGVVSISNFTVMHHAVLIEGEPVSVGGYTLTFKGREQIEKQWTDREKFRYYVDVQPDQQPGAKPVTLVATLYWSDYNNRESAFLEPGIRWGISNDLYLTPKATNTEDVYKSVELKKTDQIVMPYDSSVSLSLEGFVMPTPVGADAEGGIQLGASVRVNETDTLTLLTTITTGQQGMVFQPEWTTIQGTRYQVGLMRVTRNNDNPDASTAVLGFRDSAAQPKKPREIFVVDFSVKPWISLVWVGVITMVLGFGFSIAKYIRKQGRTEQPSI
- a CDS encoding cytochrome c maturation protein CcmE; translation: MKQRYLFGALVIVMLTLIGWFALAGSTVEYVNVDKAERLGSTVQIVGTWVKEDGSSYDQQKDIFRFTMKDEDGKKIPVELNGPKPNNFEIAVSIVVKGRVENGTLKAQNVLTKCPSKYEGEAAGA